In Sparus aurata chromosome 2, fSpaAur1.1, whole genome shotgun sequence, a single genomic region encodes these proteins:
- the b3gnt2l gene encoding N-acetyllactosaminide beta-1,3-N-acetylglucosaminyltransferase 2 — MRRIQTFGAMVLLISLFLIFFYSTLHLETTYSHKAGPEDLPKHPSVQVQASDVKTSKPESVTEPQPVVYNVSISDGLRQTISQNGAYWNRLLYSALRNLDKGESAYKEHSDWSRCRETNLDVLQTNVHDFISYPVLFQDFLQGMNCRTPPVLINQPKKCISGKETGDNRTVLLLAIKSTPGNFERRQAVRETWGREGKYPSALRVHTVFLLGTSPQDDPDLGPLLSFEARHYGDILQWDFHESLLNLTLKMNMFLQWTLKYCPRVAFVFSGDDDVFVNTPALLSYLQSLEPAKASQLYVGHIISTANPLRDPKSKYYIPLSFYDGPYPAYAGGGGFLISGALLQTLYSVSHVIPFFPIDDVYIGMCFKAVGVSPEAHAGFQTFDVKEQDRENLCIHKDLILIHQRSPQQMKKLWRGIHSPLLTC; from the coding sequence ATGAGACGTATTCAAACGTTCGGTGCTATGGTTCTCCTCATTTCTCTGTTTCTGATCTTCTTCTACTCAACGCTACACCTGGAGACGACGTACAGTCACAAGGCTGGACCGGAGGACCTCCCGAAGCATCCGAGTGTCCAGGTCCAAGCCAGCGACGTGAAGACCTCTAAGCCGGAGAGCGTCACCGAGCCTCAACCTGTCGTCTACAATGTGTCCATTTCTGACGGCCTCAGACAGACCATCTCTCAAAACGGAGCGTACTGGAACCGTCTGCTGTACTCGGCCCTCAGGAACCTGGACAAGGGAGAAAGTGCCTACAAGGAGCACTCTGATTGGTCACGTTGTCGGGAGACGAATCTAGACGTTCTACAAACTAACGTGCACGACTTCATCTCCTACCCTGTCTTGTTCCAAGACTTTTTGCAGGGCATGAACTGCAGGACTCCTCCGGTCCTGATCAACCAGCCCAAAAAGTGCATCTCCGGTAAAGAGACGGGGGACAACCGGACCGTCCTGCTTTTGGCTATCAAGTCAACTCCTGGAAACTTTGAGCGGAGGCAGGCGGTGCGGGAGACTTGGGGCCGAGAGGGGAAGTATCCGAGCGCACTGAGAGTTCACACAGTGTTTTTGTTGGGTACCTCCCCACAGGATGACCCCGACCTCGGCCCACTGCTGTCATTTGAAGCGAGACACTACGGGGACATCCTGCAGTGGGACTTCCATGAATCCCTCCTGAACCTGACGCTCAAAATGAACATGTTCCTCCAGTGGACGCTGAAATACTGTCCTCGCGTCGCCTTCGTTTTTAGCGGGGACGATGATGTGTTCGTCAACACACCAGCATTACTCAGCTACCTGCAGTCTCTGGAGCCGGCGAAGGCCTCTCAGCTGTATGTTGGACATATCATCAGCACAGCGAATCCTCTCAGGGATCCTAAAAGCAAATACTACATCCCACTGAGCTTCTATGACGGCCCGTACCCTGCTTACGCTGGCGGAGGAGGTTTTCTCATCTCTGGAGCGCTGCTTCAAACCCTGTACTCAGTGTCACATGTCATCCCTTTCTTCCCCATCGACGACGTCTACATCGGGATGTGCTTTAAGGCTGTGGGAGTTTCTCCCGAGGCGCACGCAGGCTTCCAGACGTTTGATGTGAAGGAGCAGGATCGGGAGAATCTGTGCATCCATAAAGATCTAATTCTGATTCACCAGCGCTCCCCACAGCAGATGAAGAAGTTGTGGAGGGGCATTCACAGCCCGTTGTTGACTTGTTGA
- the bckdha gene encoding 2-oxoisovalerate dehydrogenase subunit alpha, mitochondrial produces the protein MAAVRSMNKMYGVCFHAARQTAGLKASRLLQHRAFRVGAVRQQQPFDSTLEKPQFPGASAEFVDHLEFIQPNVISGIPVYRVMDRQGNIINPSQDPQLSKETVLNFYQKMTMLNTMDRILYESQRQGRISFYMTNYGEEGTHIGSAAALDPSDIVFGQYREAGVLMYRGFPLDLFMAQCYANADDLGKGRQMPVHYGSKDLNFVTISSPLATQIPQAAGAAYAVKRENMNRAVICYFGEGAASEGDAHAGFNFSATLECPLIFFCRNNGYAISTPTNEQYRGDGIAARGPGYGMMSIRVDGNDVFAVYNATKEARRRAVAENQPFLIEAMTYRIGHHSTSDDSSAYRSVDEVNYWDKQDHPISRLRHYMTARSWWSEDDERTWRKQSRKMVMEAFERAEKRLKPNPELMFTDVYQEVTPLLSKQRDSMWKHVQQYKEHYPLDLYDK, from the exons GCCGTGCGGCAGCAGCAGCCCTTTGACTCAACACTGGAAAAGCCACAGTTCCCTGGAGCCTCAGCTGAGTTTGTGGATCACCTTGAGTTCATCCAGCCCAATGTCATCTCTGGGATCCCAGTGTACCGTGTGATGGACAGGCAGGGCAACATCATCAACCCCTCTCAAGACCCTCAG CTCTCCAAAGAGACAGTTTTGAACTTCTATCAGAAGATGACCATGCTGAACACAATGGACCGCATTCTTTATGAGTCTCAGAGACAG GGTCGGATCTCCTTCTACATGACCAACTATGGCGAGGAGGGGACGCACATCGGCAGTGCTGCTGCTCTTGACCCAAGTGACATAGTGTTCGGTCAATACAGAGAAGCTG GAGTGCTGATGTACCGTGGTTTCCCCCTGGATTTGTTCATGGCTCAGTGTTACGCCAACGCCGATGACCTCGGCAAGGGTCGGCAGATGCCTGTCCACTATGGCTCCAAAGACCTGAACTTTGTCACCATCTCCTCCCCTCTGGCCACTCAGATTCCCCAGG CGGCTGGAGCTGCATATGCCGTCAAGAGAGAGAACATGAACCGTGCTGTAATCTGTTATTTCGGAGAGGGAGCAGCCAGCGAAGGGGACGCACACGCCGGCTTCAACTTCTCTGCCACCCTCGAGTGCCCACTGATATTCTTCTGTCGTAACAACGGCTATGCCATCTCTACCCCCACCAACGAGCAGTACAGAGGCGATGGAATTG CTGCTCGTGGTCCGGGCTACGGAATGATGTCCATCCGTGTCGATGGTAATGACGTGTTTGCTGTGTACAATGCCACAAAGGAGGCGCGCCGCAGGGCTGTGGCTGAGAACCAGCCCTTCCTCATTGAGGCAATGACCTACAG AATCGGCCACCACAGCACCAGTGACGACAGCTCCGCTTACCGCTCGGTGGACGAGGTGAACTACTGGGACAAGCAGGACCATCCCATCTCCCGGCTGAGACATTACATGACGGCCCGCAGCTGGTGGAGCGAGGACGACGAGAGGACCTGGCGGAAGCAATCCCGGAAGATGGTGATGGAGGCTTTCGAAAGGGCAGAGAAACGCCTGAAGCCAAATCCTGAATTGATGTTTACTGACGTGTACCAGGAGGTGACGCCCCTTCTGAGCAAGCAGAGAGATTCCATGTGGAAGCACGTGCAGCAGTACAAAGAGCACTACCCGCTTGACCTGTATGATAAATAA
- the napab gene encoding N-ethylmaleimide-sensitive factor attachment protein, alpha b, with amino-acid sequence MDNSGKEKEAMALMAEAEKKMKSSQSFFGSLFGSSSKLEEACDIYVRAANMFKMAKNWCAAGNAFSQAALLHLQMQSKHDAATNFIDAGNAFKKADPHEAINCLNRAIEIYTDMGRFTIAAKHHISIAEIYETELVDIDKAIAHYEQAADYYKGEESTSSANKCLLKVATYAAQLEQYPKAIEIYEQVGTHAMDSTLLKYSAKDHFFKAALCHFCVDMLNAKLAVQKYEEMFPAFSDSRECKLVKKLLDACEEQNVDAYTDSVKEFDTISRLDQWLTTMLLRIKKTIQDEESDLR; translated from the exons ATGGACAACAGcgggaaagaaaaggaagcaaTGGCCTTAATGGCTGAGGCCGAAAAGAAAATGAAGTCGTCGCAGTCGTTTTTCGGATCGCTGTTTGG GAGTTCATCCAAGCTGGAAGAGGCCTGCGACATTTATGTGAGGGCTGCCAACATGTTCAAAATGGCCAAAAACTGGTGTG CTGCTGGAAATGCGTTCTCCCAAGCtgctctcctccaccttcagatGCAGAGCAAACACGATGCAGCGACTAACTTCATAGATGCAGGAAACGCCTTTAAAAAAGCAGATCCACACG AGGCCATAAACTGTCTAAACCGAGCGATTGAGATATACACTGATATG GGGCGCTTCACCATTGCAGCCAAACATCACATCAGCATCGCCGAAATATATGAGACAGAGCTGGTGGACATCGACAAG GCCATTGCCCATTATGAACAGGCTGCTGATTATTACAAAGGGGAAGAATCCACCAG TTCAGCAAACAAGTGCCTTCTGAAAGTAGCAACCTATGCAGCTCAGCTGGAGCAGTATCCGAAAGCAATTGAGATCTATGAACAG gttGGAACCCACGCGATGGACAGTACGCTCCTGAAATACAGTGCCAAGGATCACTTCTTCAAGGCAGCGCTCTGTCACTTCTGTGTAGACATGCTGAACGCTAAA CTCGCAGTGCAGAAGTATGAAGAAATGTTTCCAGCCTTCTCAGACTCTCGGGAATGCAAGCTGGTGAAG aaACTTCTAGACGCCTGTGAAGAACAGAACGTGGATGCCTATACTGACTCG GTGAAGGAATTTGATACCATCTCACGGCTGGACCAGTGGCTCACCACGATGCTTCTCCGCATCAAGAAAACCATACAGGACGAAGAGAGTGACCTTCGCTGA